In Cheilinus undulatus linkage group 16, ASM1832078v1, whole genome shotgun sequence, one DNA window encodes the following:
- the LOC121523830 gene encoding zinc finger protein 501-like, whose protein sequence is MNQEITEPLHIKEEPEELWSSQEGEQLQGQEETHIKFTFDPVHVKDEDDEDNPHGIHAEQMETGADGEDCGGAEVASSSYPDRNLQLEKLGKTEDPSDPETDDSADWRGTTEHQSDLNSVEDNKNKRRETDKKMLCCSDCGKIFKYKYCLTKHMRIHTGEKPFSCAECGKGFNQKVTLTEHTRIHTGEKPFGCLECGKRFNHKKYLAKHMTIHLEEKPFSCSVCGKGFNQKITLTEHMRNHTGEKPFSCSECGKRFNKQCNQKIHMRIHTGEKPFICSECGKSFHTHCNLQNHMIIHTGEKPFICSKCGKSFNKSINLSRHMLVHTGQKLLSCPECGQRFGLKNNLRRHMGIHSREKPFSCSVCSEEFRLKGLLTKHMRSHPGEKRFSCSECGERFIKKCQLRPHMRTHSREKHCSFSKSGKVLNKQSSRNRNTVVHTSTSELTPERNPLTAPLLML, encoded by the coding sequence ATGAACCAGGAGATCACTGAGCCTCTGCACATTAAAGAGGAGCCAGAGGAACTGTGGAGCAGTCAGGAGGGAGAGCAGCTTCAAGGGCAAGAGGAGACACATATCAAGTTCACTTTTGATCCAGTCCACGTAaaggatgaagatgatgaagacaATCCTCATGGGATACACGCTGAACAGATGGAAACAGGAGCTGATGGGGAGGATTGTGGAGGAGCAGAGGTAGCCAGCAGCTCTTACCCAGACAGAAATTTACAGCTTGAAAAACTGGGTAAGACTGAGGACCCCTCAGACcctgagactgatgacagtgctgattGGAGGGGGACAACAGAACACCAGTCAGATTTAAACTCAGtagaagacaacaaaaataagagGAGAGAGACTGATAAGAAAatgctttgctgctctgattgtggtaaaatatttaaatacaaatattgtCTTACAAAACACATGaggattcacacaggagagaaacccttcagctgtgCTGAGTGTGGTAAAGGATTTAACCAAAAGGTTACTCTTACAGAACACacgagaattcacacaggagagaaaccctttggTTGCCttgagtgtggtaaaagatttaaccATAAGAAATATTTGGCAAAACACATGACCATCCATTTGGAAGAGAAACCgttcagctgctctgtgtgtggtaaAGGATTTAACCAAAAAATTACCCTTACAGAACATATGAGAAATCACACAGGagaaaaacccttcagctgctctgagtgtggtaaaaggtTTAACAAACAATGTAATCAAAAAATTCATATGAGAattcacactggagagaaacccttcatctgctctgagtgtggcaaAAGTTTTCACACACATTGTAATTTACAAAATCATATGATAATTCACAccggagagaaacccttcatcTGCTCTAAGTGTGGTAAAAGTTTTAACAAAAGCATAAACCTGAGCAGACACATGTTGGTTCACACTGGGCAGAAACTCTTGAGCTGCCCTGAATGTGGTCAGAGATTTGGCCTGAAAAATAATCTGAGAAGACACATGGGAATTCATTCaagagagaaacccttcagctgctctgtgtgcAGTGAAGAATTTCGCCTTAAAGGTCTTCTAACAAAACATATGAGAAGTCACCCCGGAGAAAAACGCTTCAGTTGTTCTGAGTGTGGTGAAAGATTTATCAAAAAATGTCAGCTGAGGCCCCACATGAGAACTCATTCCAGAGAGAAACACTGCAGCTTTTCTAAATCTGGCAAAGTATTAAACAAGCAAAGTAGTAGGAACAGAAACACAGTAGTTCATACAAGCACATCAGAATTAACACCAGAGAGAAACCCTTTGACTGCTCCGCTCTTAATGCTCTAA
- the LOC121523870 gene encoding gastrula zinc finger protein XlCGF8.2DB-like → MNQEITEPLHIKEEPEELWSSQEGEQLQGQEETHIKFTFDPAHLKDEDGEDNLHGGHTEQMETGADGEDCGGAEVASSSYPDRNLQLETEIKNEDSSDPETDDSADWRGTTEHQSDLNSVEDNKNKRRETDTKMLCCSDCGKIFKYKYCLTKHMRIHTGEKPFSCAECGKGFNQKVTLTEHIRIHTGEKPFGCFECGKRFIHKKYLRKHLNIHLEEKPFSCSVCGKGFNQKITLTEHMRNHTGEKPFSCSECGKRFNKQCNLKVHRRVHTGETPFICSECGRSFNKSITLTRHMLVHTGEKLLSCSECGQRFGLKNNLRRHMGIHSREKPFSCSVCGERFHLKDQLEKHMPWHVKV, encoded by the coding sequence ATGAACCAGGAGATCACTGAGCCTCTGCACATTAAAGAGGAGCCAGAGGAACTGTGGAGCAGTCAGGAGGGAGAGCAGCTTCAAGGGCAAGAGGAGACACATATTAAGTTCACTTTTGATCCTGCTCACTTAAAGGATGAAGATGGTGAAGACAATCTTCACGGGGGACACACTGAACAGATGgaaacaggagctgatggagaggactgtggaggagcAGAGGTAGCCAGCAGCTCTTACCCAGACAGAAATTTACAGCTTGAAACAGAAATCAAGAATGAGGACTCCTCTGACcctgagactgatgacagtgctgattGGAGGGGAACAACAGAACACCAGTCAGATTTAAACTCAGtagaagacaacaaaaataagagGAGAGAGACTGATACTAAAatgctttgctgctctgattgtggtaaaatatttaaatacaaatattgtCTTACAAAACACATGaggattcacacaggagagaaacccttcagctgtgCTGAGTGTGGTAAAGGATTTAACCAAAAGGTTACTCTTACAGAACACAttagaattcacacaggagagaaaccctttggCTGCtttgagtgtggtaaaagatttatccataagaaatatttaagaaaacatttgaaCATCCACTTAGAAGAGAAACCGTTCAGCTGCTCTGTATGTGGTAAAGGATTTAACCAAAAAATTACTCTTACAGAACATATGAGaaatcacacaggagagaaacccttcagctgctctgagtgtggtaaaagatttaacaaacagtgtaatctaaaggttcataGGAGAGTTCACACTGGAGAGACACCCTTcatctgctctgagtgtggtagaAGTTTTAACAAAAGCATAACCCTGACCAGACACATGTTGgttcacactggagagaaactcTTAAGCTGCTCTGAATGTGGTCAGAGATTTGGGTTGAAGAATAATCTGAGAAGACACATGGGAATTCATTCaagagagaaacccttcagctgctctgtgtgtggtgaAAGGTTTCACCTCAAAGACCAGCTGGAAAAGCACATGCCATGGCATGTTAAGGTTTAA
- the LOC121523836 gene encoding oocyte zinc finger protein XlCOF6.1-like codes for MWKMSGGFQGPSGVPEEVQQRLVTKEDVPSEQQERSFSLDQEITEPLHIKEEPEELWSSQEGEQLQWQEEADTIKFTFYPVQVKSEDDEDDEDSLQYSHLHERRAEHMERGADEGAEAASSSDPERDLQAETQVSIGDFSDPDTDDSADWKGTTGHQLNLDSVGNKNKGRQTEKKILSCSDCGKTFKYKSFLTEHMRVHSGEKPFGCSECGKKFNHKKNLRKHMTIHLEEKPFSCSVCGKGFNQKVTLTEHMRNHTGEKPFMCSECGKTFNKLCNLKVHMAIHTGEKPFSCSECGKSFNKNRNLSRHMLVHTGEKLLSCPECGQKFGLKNNLIRHMGIHSREKSFGCFVCGERFRLKDQLEKHMRRHTEDDLFSCFECGKRFKKKGYLTQHMRIHTREKPCCPECGKTFSNQSNVIRHMALHTRKEDFPAVLNNEALNII; via the exons ATGTGGAAGATGTCCGGAGGGTTTCAGGGTCCCTCAG GTGTTCCTGAGGAGGTCCAGCAGCGTTTGGTGACTAAAGAAGATGTTCCCTcagagcagcaggagaggagctTCAGCCTGGACCAGGAGATCACTGAGCCTCTGCACATAAAAGAGGAACCAGAGGAACTGTGGAGCAGTCAGGAGGGAGAGCAGCTTCAATGGCAGGAGGAAGCTGATACCATCAAGTTCACTTTTTATCCTGTCCAGGTGAAGAGcgaagatgatgaagatgatgaagacaGTCTTCAGTACTCACATCTTCATGAGAGACGAGCTGAACATATGGAAAGAGGAGCTGATGAAGGAGCAGAGGCAGCCAGCAGCTCTGACCCAGAGAGAGATTTACAAGCAGAGACTCAGGTCTCTATTGGAGACTTCTCTGACCCTGACACTGATGACAGCGCTGATTGGAAGGGAACAACAGGACACCAGTTGAATTTAGACTCAGTAGGAAACAAGAATAAAGGAAGACAGACTGAGAAGAAAATACTTAGCTGCTCTGATtgtggtaaaacatttaaatacaaaagtTTTCTCACAGAACACATGAGAGTTcactcaggagagaaacccttcggCTGCTCCGAGTGTGGTAAAaaatttaaccataaaaaaaatttaagaaagcATATGACCATCCACTTGGAAGAGAAacctttcagctgctctgtgtgtggtaaAGGATTTAATCAAAAAGTTACTCTCACAGAACATATGAGaaatcacacaggagagaaacccttcatgTGCtctgaatgtggcaaaacatttaacaaattatgtaatctaaaggttcataTGGCcatccacacaggagagaaacccttcagctgctctgagtgtggtaaaagttttaacaaaaacagaaacttaaGCAGACACATGTTGgttcacactggagagaaactcTTAAGCTGCCCTGAGTGTGGTCAGAAATTTGGCCtgaaaaataatctgataaGACACATGGGAATTCATTCAAGAGAGAAATCCTTCGGCTGCTTTGTGTGTGGTGAAAGATTTCGCCTCAAAGACCAGCTGGAAAAACACATGCGGCGGCACACAGAAGATGACCTTTTCAGCTGCTTTGAGTGCGGTAAAAGGTTTAAGAAAAAAGGTTATCTGACACAACATATGAGGATTCATACAAGAGAGAAACCCTGCTGTCctgaatgtggcaaaacatttaGCAATCAAAGTAATGTGATCAGACACATGGCACTTCATACAAGGAAAGAGGATTTTCCTGCTGTGTTAAATAATGAAGCTTTGAACATTATCTGA